Proteins encoded within one genomic window of Lentimicrobiaceae bacterium:
- a CDS encoding methyltransferase domain-containing protein has product MGKATKILQMRDYYSEKLNSNKLQRCYEVAPERVKQFLEEEIGFVLERIDENDIVLDLGCGYGRVSVRLSEKAKQVVGVDVSEENIKLANKQYKLNESIDYLVMDASDLKFVDNFFDVTICIQNGVSAFKIDPKRLISEALRVTKKKGVVLISSYSEQFWNERIEWFQIQAAEGLIGEIDYNLTRKGTIVCKDGFRAITFTKNDFTELATHFDADTEIYEVDNSSVFCEMKKR; this is encoded by the coding sequence ATGGGCAAGGCAACAAAAATTTTGCAAATGAGAGATTATTATTCAGAAAAACTGAACTCTAATAAATTACAACGCTGTTATGAAGTTGCACCAGAGCGTGTCAAACAATTTCTTGAAGAAGAAATAGGTTTTGTTCTTGAAAGAATAGACGAAAATGATATAGTACTGGATTTAGGTTGTGGATATGGCAGGGTCTCAGTAAGATTAAGTGAAAAAGCTAAACAGGTTGTTGGAGTAGATGTTTCTGAAGAGAACATAAAATTGGCAAATAAACAATATAAACTCAATGAATCTATTGACTATTTAGTAATGGATGCATCTGATTTAAAATTTGTGGATAATTTTTTTGATGTTACAATCTGTATTCAGAATGGAGTCTCAGCGTTTAAAATTGACCCGAAACGCCTGATATCTGAAGCGCTACGTGTTACAAAAAAGAAAGGTGTTGTTTTAATCTCAAGTTACTCTGAGCAATTCTGGAATGAACGGATTGAATGGTTTCAAATACAGGCTGCAGAGGGTTTGATTGGTGAAATAGACTATAATCTGACTCGAAAAGGAACAATTGTTTGTAAAGACGGTTTCAGAGCAATTACATTTACGAAAAATGACTTCACAGAATTGGCAACCCATTTCGATGCTGACACTGAAATTTATGAAGTTGATAACTCTTCAGTATTTTGTGAAATGAAAAAAAGATAA
- a CDS encoding TetR/AcrR family transcriptional regulator — translation MNDTKERILSIALYYFIKKPYTEVTMSEILKVSGLSKGGFYHHFESKDVLYHEVIDKFILGSFMMEYGHFNSNPYDLSFSEFVPAYIKSTLGHLLELTNTKLDGLKLNIEDVNLYMVMFDMMKHYKGFGTMLDKLHQSEIVMFKTLIDKAKEKGEIRKEIDSLSLANHVHIMMHGIGVLAMFDEGLEKNMEKEIRDQFNNLYQLIKT, via the coding sequence ATGAACGATACCAAAGAAAGAATACTGTCTATTGCGTTATATTATTTCATCAAGAAACCTTATACCGAGGTAACCATGAGCGAAATACTAAAGGTTTCAGGTTTGTCGAAAGGCGGATTCTATCATCATTTCGAAAGCAAAGATGTCCTTTATCACGAAGTGATTGACAAGTTTATCTTAGGAAGTTTTATGATGGAATATGGCCATTTCAATAGTAATCCGTATGATTTATCATTTAGTGAATTTGTGCCGGCTTACATAAAATCAACCTTGGGACATTTATTAGAATTAACAAATACTAAGTTGGATGGCTTGAAACTGAATATTGAAGATGTCAATCTTTACATGGTAATGTTCGATATGATGAAGCATTACAAAGGTTTTGGTACCATGCTTGACAAGTTGCATCAAAGTGAAATAGTCATGTTTAAAACATTAATTGATAAGGCAAAGGAGAAAGGCGAAATAAGAAAAGAGATTGATAGTCTGTCATTGGCAAATCATGTTCATATAATGATGCATGGTATAGGTGTCCTGGCAATGTTCGATGAAGGTTTAGAGAAAAATATGGAAAAAGAAATTCGGGATCAGTTTAATAATTTATACCAATTAATCAAGACCTGA
- a CDS encoding TolC family protein, with amino-acid sequence MRTINVKANLAIILFTGLITITQTATGQTNDSVFTLNACIKLSFTNNSQLKQAQLETEKGRYQYKEALSNGFPQINGIASIDDYFNIPVTMVSGDIFGQPSAMLPVQLGTKYNANGGIQAGQMIYSAAYFTSLQLFRKSCQINDLNLEKGKEELAYNVARLYIIIQLSNLRLALIDSNLIAFQKVYEYSKQHYTNGFITKIDLDRVLVSISNLEAEKENLISERNQQLNMLKYLIGIEQRQPVTLTEDSIIQSIQTAQLDSSFSNNTDMLIFEQKKELAKLNLKLSRSEYLPSLAGYAVYSYNAQREQFDLFDNDDYWYKTSYVGIKLNVPIFEGGRKKSKINQNKIELEQTITAQKDLKNELYTNYLNALQKLNSSETIALKLNKNTILAENIFRATNDQYRQGLKSLTDVLNAQSEYNVSRLNWLQILLQIRLSELEIIKINGGIRSLYF; translated from the coding sequence ATGAGAACTATAAATGTAAAGGCAAACCTTGCAATTATCCTTTTTACAGGATTAATAACAATTACGCAGACAGCAACCGGGCAAACAAATGATTCTGTATTCACTTTAAATGCCTGTATCAAGTTAAGTTTTACAAACAACTCTCAATTGAAACAGGCGCAGCTTGAGACCGAGAAAGGTCGCTATCAATACAAGGAAGCACTCAGTAACGGCTTTCCTCAAATTAATGGCATTGCATCCATAGACGACTATTTCAACATTCCTGTAACCATGGTTTCGGGCGATATATTCGGCCAGCCTAGCGCTATGCTTCCTGTTCAGTTAGGTACTAAATACAACGCTAATGGGGGCATTCAGGCTGGTCAGATGATTTACAGCGCAGCTTACTTTACCTCCTTACAGTTGTTCAGAAAATCTTGTCAGATTAATGATTTGAATCTTGAGAAAGGCAAAGAAGAACTGGCATATAATGTTGCCCGATTATATATAATTATTCAACTCTCCAATCTTCGTCTTGCACTTATTGATTCAAATCTTATTGCTTTTCAAAAAGTATATGAATACTCAAAGCAGCATTATACAAACGGCTTTATTACCAAAATTGACCTCGACAGAGTGTTGGTGTCAATAAGCAATCTCGAGGCCGAAAAAGAAAACCTGATATCCGAGCGAAACCAGCAGTTAAATATGCTGAAATATCTTATTGGCATCGAACAACGTCAACCGGTAACACTTACTGAGGATTCGATAATACAGAGTATACAAACGGCGCAGTTAGATTCATCGTTTAGCAACAATACAGATATGTTGATATTCGAGCAGAAAAAAGAGCTTGCAAAACTTAATCTGAAATTATCCCGCTCCGAATATCTTCCATCGCTGGCAGGATATGCCGTTTATAGTTACAATGCCCAGCGTGAGCAATTTGATTTGTTTGACAACGATGACTACTGGTATAAAACATCCTATGTGGGCATTAAACTCAATGTCCCTATTTTCGAAGGTGGCCGTAAAAAAAGCAAAATCAATCAAAACAAAATTGAGTTAGAACAGACAATAACTGCGCAAAAAGATTTGAAAAATGAATTATACACAAACTATCTGAATGCCTTACAAAAGCTGAATTCCAGTGAAACGATAGCATTAAAGCTGAACAAAAATACAATACTTGCAGAAAACATCTTTAGGGCCACAAATGACCAATACCGGCAAGGATTAAAATCACTTACTGATGTATTGAATGCCCAATCGGAATATAATGTTTCTCGCCTGAACTGGTTGCAGATTTTATTGCAAATCAGGCTTTCCGAACTTGAAATAATTAAAATTAACGGTGGGATTCGTTCCCTTTATTTTTAA
- a CDS encoding efflux RND transporter periplasmic adaptor subunit, giving the protein MKRSKKIGISVVAIVAILSVAYKLNDVKQQKKADINLVNKAKSEITVTTTTVKYDVVKFDITYNGTFESSSEVTIVSESQGKVKKYAINEGDFISEGEIIAWLDNDLIGYQLETAEAAWLKTQDELKRFENLTPGESVSTQQLEEIKLAYQNAKSTYLTIKKQYENAFIKAPVSGTVSKRYFEKGSFIVSSSPVADIVNTRKMKFNAWFTAKDLTRIKTGQKVLLTTDLYPGISYEGIIKVIGVKPDNSKRYLVQAEVTNSIENPLFSGIEGTIHIKYTSYGKNLVIPRNCLASSVIEPMVYVISDNTAKLRRIVISEITDSLIIIESGLTNGERVVLSGQINLEDNATVKVLNNQNL; this is encoded by the coding sequence ATGAAAAGATCGAAAAAAATAGGAATATCTGTCGTTGCGATAGTTGCTATTTTATCTGTAGCTTATAAACTTAACGATGTGAAACAACAGAAAAAAGCTGACATTAATTTGGTTAACAAAGCAAAATCTGAAATCACAGTTACTACAACAACAGTGAAATACGATGTTGTTAAATTCGACATTACGTATAACGGAACCTTTGAGTCTTCCTCTGAAGTAACTATCGTTTCCGAATCTCAGGGAAAGGTAAAGAAATACGCAATAAATGAAGGGGATTTTATTTCGGAAGGGGAAATCATTGCCTGGCTGGATAATGATTTAATAGGTTACCAGTTAGAAACTGCTGAGGCAGCCTGGTTGAAAACGCAAGATGAATTAAAACGGTTTGAAAACCTTACGCCCGGTGAATCAGTTTCTACCCAGCAATTGGAAGAAATAAAGCTTGCCTATCAAAATGCAAAAAGCACATATCTCACTATTAAAAAGCAATATGAAAACGCATTTATAAAAGCGCCTGTTTCGGGAACTGTTAGTAAGCGATATTTTGAAAAGGGTAGCTTTATAGTCTCCAGCAGTCCTGTGGCTGACATAGTAAATACCAGAAAAATGAAATTCAATGCGTGGTTCACAGCAAAAGATCTCACACGGATAAAAACAGGACAAAAAGTTTTGTTAACTACTGACTTATATCCGGGAATATCCTATGAGGGTATAATTAAAGTAATTGGGGTAAAACCCGATAATTCAAAACGTTACCTTGTACAGGCTGAAGTAACCAACTCAATTGAAAATCCTTTGTTTTCAGGTATAGAAGGGACTATCCATATTAAATACACGTCATACGGAAAAAACCTTGTAATACCCCGCAATTGCCTTGCAAGTAGTGTTATCGAACCAATGGTTTACGTTATTTCTGACAATACAGCAAAATTAAGGAGGATAGTGATATCTGAAATAACCGATAGTCTTATCATTATTGAAAGCGGTCTTACCAACGGCGAACGTGTGGTACTTTCCGGACAAATTAACCTGGAAGACAATGCCACTGTTAAAGTTTTAAATAATCAGAACCTCTAA
- a CDS encoding efflux RND transporter permease subunit, protein MNITELSIKRPTLIVVIFATLTFLGIYSYKQLNYELLPNFSMPTISIITIYPGASPSEVENSVSKKIEDAVSTTENIDNVKSFSQENISYVIMEFKSSTNVDDVIQVVQRKINSIQSELPKDVIAPTISKLGMSDIPIMNIMISSSLSPTQLNDLIKHRISPEISGIKGVGEILLSGGEEREISVNVNAAKLEKYNLSLLQVTQAVIAANADYPTGKIKNASQQMQIRLSGKYKSIADLENLVITYNNGMSPVQLKDVAEVRDSRKELQNLNRHNGLSTISLQIKKQGDANTVEVCENVKKELQRLEQIYNEQNLKFEVFSDQSVFTLEAANNVLKDLFLAILLVALVMLVFLHSLRNSFIVMVAIPASIITTFVAMYLMGFSLNIMTLLGLSLSIGILVDDSIVVIENIHRHLLKGKDKVTASITGRSEIGYTALSITLVDIAVFLPMALAENILSAVIRPFALVIVVATLTSLLVSFTITPLMASRIAKLENLKNNSFFKRFINSFESFINWFTSVLQDILRWSFSHKILVLSATTILFIGSVSLIPSGFIGTEFLDMGDRGEIIIQMELPKYSTLEQTNSVARRVEKIVIAKPEVTDVTTQVGATSDMVDISSGSNKAEISIKLVPKEKREYNASVYAQLIKNELASKVPGVKFVTSIVSPVGGSDQIPIQVAIKCANPDTLSKYANIVLNEVKKIEGTSDVKLSVGNPNPELLVNIDKQKMADNGLTMDIVGATMQIAYSGNKEAKYRDGEYEYDINIKYDEFNRQDEKDVASLSFINSVGQMIRLDQFADISHSSTPPRIERNDRIECQTLYSQVFGHALGDVGDDIKERLGKINFPKEVTLSYEGDLKAQTDSFGSLGFALIASIIFVYLLMVALYQSYLYPFVVLFTIPLAIVGALLALALTGQTLSILTLLGLIMLIGLVSKNAILVVDFTNQIKNEGFSTTDALLQATSVRLRPILMTTFSMIIAMLPIALATGPGSVWINGLAWVLIGGLSSSLFLSLILIPVVYYITDKGKEKASNWFLRYRTN, encoded by the coding sequence ATGAACATAACAGAATTATCAATAAAACGCCCAACATTAATTGTTGTAATTTTTGCAACATTAACATTTCTTGGGATATACAGTTACAAGCAATTAAATTATGAATTGCTGCCAAATTTTTCGATGCCGACTATTTCTATTATAACAATTTATCCGGGAGCATCACCATCGGAGGTTGAAAACTCTGTATCGAAAAAAATCGAAGATGCCGTTTCTACAACCGAAAACATTGATAATGTAAAATCTTTTTCACAGGAGAATATATCGTATGTTATCATGGAATTCAAATCTTCAACAAATGTTGACGATGTAATTCAAGTTGTTCAAAGAAAAATCAATTCTATTCAGTCAGAATTGCCCAAAGATGTTATAGCTCCAACTATTTCAAAACTTGGGATGAGCGATATTCCCATAATGAACATCATGATATCATCCAGTCTGAGTCCGACTCAATTAAACGACCTTATTAAACACAGGATAAGTCCTGAAATAAGTGGGATAAAAGGAGTCGGGGAAATCTTACTGTCAGGTGGTGAAGAAAGAGAGATATCTGTTAATGTAAATGCAGCAAAACTTGAAAAGTATAATCTTTCATTATTACAGGTTACTCAAGCAGTTATTGCAGCCAATGCCGATTATCCCACAGGAAAAATTAAAAATGCCTCGCAACAAATGCAGATACGCTTGTCTGGCAAGTACAAGAGCATAGCAGATTTGGAAAACCTTGTCATAACCTATAATAACGGGATGTCACCTGTGCAGCTAAAGGATGTTGCCGAAGTTCGCGATTCAAGGAAGGAATTACAGAATCTAAATCGTCATAACGGACTTAGCACGATTAGTTTACAGATAAAAAAACAGGGAGATGCAAATACCGTTGAAGTATGTGAGAATGTAAAAAAAGAACTACAACGATTGGAACAGATTTATAATGAGCAGAATTTGAAGTTTGAAGTATTTAGCGACCAGTCTGTTTTTACTCTCGAAGCGGCCAATAATGTATTAAAAGACCTCTTCCTTGCAATATTGCTGGTTGCTTTAGTAATGCTTGTTTTCTTGCATAGCCTTCGTAACTCTTTTATAGTAATGGTTGCTATTCCTGCTTCTATCATCACAACTTTTGTTGCCATGTACTTAATGGGTTTCTCACTTAATATTATGACATTACTTGGATTGTCCTTATCTATAGGTATTTTGGTCGACGATTCAATTGTAGTTATTGAGAATATACATCGTCATCTGTTAAAGGGTAAAGACAAAGTTACAGCTTCTATAACCGGAAGGAGCGAAATTGGTTATACAGCTTTATCAATTACGCTGGTTGACATAGCAGTTTTCTTGCCAATGGCTCTTGCTGAAAATATTTTATCAGCTGTTATCCGTCCGTTTGCACTGGTCATTGTGGTGGCAACTCTTACCAGTTTATTAGTGTCGTTTACAATAACTCCTTTAATGGCTTCACGCATTGCAAAACTGGAAAACCTGAAAAACAATTCTTTTTTTAAACGGTTTATCAATTCATTTGAATCATTTATTAACTGGTTTACATCAGTATTACAGGACATTTTGCGATGGTCATTCAGCCATAAGATACTTGTACTTTCTGCAACTACAATATTGTTCATAGGTTCTGTGTCACTTATCCCTTCTGGTTTCATCGGAACAGAATTTTTAGATATGGGTGATCGTGGTGAAATTATTATTCAAATGGAGTTACCCAAGTACTCTACCCTTGAACAAACTAATTCAGTTGCCCGTCGGGTGGAGAAAATCGTAATTGCCAAACCTGAAGTAACCGATGTAACAACCCAGGTTGGAGCGACATCTGATATGGTTGATATTTCTTCTGGGTCAAACAAGGCTGAAATTTCTATTAAGTTAGTGCCCAAAGAAAAAAGAGAATACAATGCATCTGTATATGCCCAGTTGATTAAAAATGAACTGGCGTCGAAAGTGCCAGGTGTTAAATTCGTTACAAGTATAGTCAGCCCGGTTGGTGGTTCTGATCAGATACCTATACAAGTTGCCATAAAATGTGCCAACCCTGATACCCTTTCTAAATATGCGAATATTGTTCTTAACGAAGTTAAAAAAATAGAGGGTACATCTGACGTAAAACTCTCTGTAGGTAATCCTAACCCTGAATTACTGGTAAACATTGACAAACAAAAGATGGCGGATAATGGATTGACCATGGACATTGTTGGAGCAACTATGCAAATAGCTTATAGTGGTAATAAAGAAGCTAAATATCGTGATGGAGAGTATGAATATGACATCAATATTAAGTATGATGAATTCAACCGGCAGGATGAAAAGGATGTTGCCAGCCTTTCGTTTATAAACAGTGTTGGGCAGATGATCCGTCTGGATCAGTTTGCTGATATCAGTCATAGTAGCACTCCCCCACGTATTGAAAGAAACGACCGTATTGAATGCCAGACATTATATTCTCAGGTCTTTGGGCATGCATTGGGCGATGTTGGAGATGATATTAAAGAACGTCTCGGGAAAATCAATTTTCCGAAGGAGGTTACCCTATCTTATGAGGGCGATTTGAAAGCACAAACCGATTCGTTTGGCAGCCTTGGTTTCGCACTGATAGCATCCATCATTTTTGTTTACCTTCTTATGGTAGCCCTTTATCAGTCATATTTATATCCTTTCGTGGTATTGTTTACAATTCCGTTAGCAATAGTTGGCGCATTGTTGGCACTGGCACTCACAGGACAAACACTCAGCATACTAACTCTATTGGGATTGATAATGTTAATTGGACTTGTTTCAAAAAACGCCATACTGGTAGTTGACTTTACTAATCAAATTAAAAACGAAGGATTTTCTACAACCGATGCATTGCTCCAGGCAACCAGTGTAAGGTTACGTCCAATTTTAATGACTACTTTCTCAATGATAATCGCCATGCTCCCTATAGCATTGGCAACCGGACCAGGTTCCGTTTGGATAAATGGCCTTGCATGGGTATTAATCGGAGGATTGTCAAGCTCTTTGTTTCTCTCCTTGATTCTAATCCCTGTAGTGTATTACATAACAGATAAAGGGAAAGAGAAGGCTAGTAACTGGTTTTTACGATATAGAACTAATTAA
- a CDS encoding TfoX/Sxy family protein yields the protein MTSDLSKQINIGKDTEKKLQQVGINSFDELKSLGSEQTFIRLQTLDKGACLSLLYGLEGAIQGIKYNKLPLERKLELQQFIKMAKKNL from the coding sequence ATGACAAGCGATTTATCAAAACAAATCAACATAGGGAAAGATACCGAAAAAAAACTACAACAAGTTGGCATAAATTCCTTTGATGAATTAAAATCATTAGGCAGCGAACAAACCTTCATCCGCCTGCAAACCCTCGACAAGGGAGCCTGCCTTAGCCTGCTTTATGGTCTTGAAGGCGCCATCCAGGGTATTAAATATAACAAACTTCCACTGGAAAGAAAGCTTGAATTACAGCAATTCATCAAAATGGCAAAGAAAAACCTGTGA
- a CDS encoding HXXEE domain-containing protein yields the protein MIVRKLNYNKYLLLTGFFFTLHNIEESVGFAYFTYPQNISLPFCPPSKMQMILSIVILTVIVWGIFLFAFYQKNEIIKRNILAIFSVGLLFNAIVPHIAATIFLQRYTPAVVTSAVLYIPFTLYVIHRLYRSFLKAKEFFITVVSGMIILILLVQLTQYLMSCIF from the coding sequence GTGATAGTACGCAAACTTAATTACAATAAGTACCTTTTGCTTACGGGTTTTTTTTTCACTCTGCACAACATCGAAGAATCCGTTGGTTTTGCTTATTTTACATATCCACAAAATATTTCATTGCCTTTTTGCCCTCCTTCGAAAATGCAAATGATATTGTCAATAGTTATTCTGACAGTTATTGTATGGGGAATCTTTTTATTTGCCTTTTATCAAAAAAATGAAATTATCAAAAGAAACATCCTTGCCATTTTTTCTGTTGGTTTGCTGTTTAATGCCATAGTTCCCCACATTGCAGCCACAATTTTTCTGCAACGCTATACCCCGGCAGTGGTAACATCCGCCGTTTTATACATTCCTTTTACACTTTATGTTATTCATAGGCTTTACCGCTCATTTCTTAAGGCGAAGGAGTTTTTTATTACAGTAGTTTCGGGGATGATTATCTTAATCCTGCTGGTTCAGCTTACACAATATTTAATGAGTTGTATTTTTTAA
- a CDS encoding transglutaminase domain-containing protein, with translation MKKNLLFVLFLFPAILFAQQSGKFHQQFEKRIHSMPRISEQVDAYIQDLNFTQKNYMEFLYAYMPLADIADQSPEYFLKNVNASIEAKNTFSWGKTTPEDIFLHFVLPVRINNENLDTARLVFFRELKNRIKGMTMEQAALEVNHWCHEKVNYQPTDTRTSAPLSTVRTAYGRCGEESTFTVAALRSCGIPARQCYTPRWAHTDDNHAWVEVWTDGKWHFLGACEPEPLLDMAWFAAPAKRAMMVHTNVFGKYNGLEEIISREPYSTKINLLTNYAPTRRLYVKVTDLSGKVVSGATVKFKLYNYSEFYPLVTKQTNDKGLTSTVTGFGDLIIWANNGNDFGYKKVTVEKTDTLHLCLDKRPGKEYIELFDLVPPIERSLEPVSDAGRKLNDQRVAQEDSIRNAYRATFIDSTAAIAFAKKYGYDADSTWTLLRESQGNWREITRLMSETTGQQKAFVFPLLASVAEKDLRDTPSDFLADHLQNSMDYRKSMDKKIFTDYVLCPRIGYELITPYKSFLRDAFEKTFADECRKDPSKIASWILQNITIDDKANYCRTPITPAGTLKVGITDKASRNILFVAICRSFGIPSRLEPATKVPQYYAENSWKDIRFEAEKQVAQSLKGTLVLNNTATTANTSPVYYQHYTIARFADGDYESLDYEFDESLKTFPCTLSVDTGYYMTVTGNRMNDGTILSKVSFFNLAPGQQRNVDIDVRPLDVKPNILSKVDAAKTFLVSFENKKQSLAETANGKGLILCFIEPGKEPTNHAMNDIKLLRDNFEKWGGGMAFILDDKKNTPASVKAEYKNMPAQSSYFLDKNNVLIDKIGKALGKRGFSNLPVILLIGPDGNIYYFSEGYSIGTGEQLYKNTKLIN, from the coding sequence ATGAAAAAGAACCTGTTATTTGTTTTGTTTTTATTTCCGGCTATTCTTTTTGCCCAGCAAAGCGGCAAATTTCACCAGCAATTTGAAAAACGCATCCATTCTATGCCACGAATTTCGGAGCAGGTGGACGCGTACATTCAAGACCTAAATTTCACACAGAAAAATTATATGGAATTTTTGTATGCTTATATGCCGCTGGCAGATATTGCCGACCAGAGTCCGGAATATTTTCTGAAGAATGTAAATGCTTCTATTGAAGCAAAAAATACTTTTAGCTGGGGAAAGACCACCCCCGAGGACATTTTCCTGCATTTTGTTTTACCTGTAAGGATCAACAACGAAAACCTCGATACAGCTCGCCTGGTCTTTTTCAGGGAATTAAAAAATCGTATTAAAGGCATGACAATGGAACAGGCTGCACTGGAAGTTAACCACTGGTGTCACGAAAAGGTGAACTATCAGCCTACGGATACTCGTACTTCGGCTCCTTTGTCAACGGTAAGAACCGCTTACGGCCGTTGTGGTGAGGAATCCACTTTTACTGTTGCCGCACTACGCTCCTGCGGAATCCCTGCCCGTCAATGTTATACACCACGCTGGGCACATACTGATGATAATCATGCCTGGGTAGAAGTGTGGACCGACGGCAAATGGCATTTCCTGGGTGCCTGCGAACCGGAACCTCTGCTGGATATGGCATGGTTTGCGGCTCCTGCCAAAAGAGCGATGATGGTACATACCAACGTCTTTGGCAAATACAACGGTTTGGAGGAAATCATCTCAAGAGAGCCTTATTCCACCAAGATAAATCTCCTTACCAACTATGCACCCACCCGCCGTTTGTATGTAAAAGTTACCGACCTCAGCGGAAAAGTAGTTTCCGGTGCTACCGTAAAGTTTAAGCTGTACAACTATTCCGAATTTTATCCTTTGGTAACCAAACAAACGAATGACAAAGGGCTTACCTCCACGGTTACCGGTTTTGGCGACCTCATCATCTGGGCAAACAATGGCAATGATTTCGGATATAAAAAGGTTACAGTGGAAAAGACGGACACCCTGCATCTTTGCCTCGATAAACGTCCCGGAAAGGAATATATCGAACTGTTCGACCTTGTTCCTCCAATAGAACGAAGTCTGGAACCGGTTTCCGATGCCGGACGTAAGCTGAACGACCAGAGAGTTGCACAGGAAGACAGCATCCGCAATGCCTACCGTGCCACATTCATTGACTCGACTGCTGCTATTGCTTTCGCAAAAAAATACGGTTACGATGCCGACAGCACCTGGACATTACTCAGGGAAAGTCAGGGCAACTGGCGTGAGATTACCCGGCTGATGAGTGAAACTACCGGGCAGCAGAAAGCATTTGTATTTCCTTTGCTTGCATCCGTTGCCGAAAAGGATTTGCGTGACACACCGTCTGATTTTCTTGCCGACCACCTGCAAAATTCAATGGATTACCGTAAATCAATGGATAAAAAGATTTTTACAGATTATGTTCTTTGCCCGAGGATAGGATACGAGTTGATCACACCCTACAAAAGCTTCCTCCGTGATGCTTTTGAAAAAACCTTTGCCGACGAATGTCGCAAAGACCCATCTAAAATTGCAAGCTGGATTCTTCAAAATATTACCATTGATGATAAAGCCAATTATTGCCGTACGCCCATAACACCGGCAGGAACGCTTAAAGTTGGCATCACCGACAAGGCTTCGCGCAACATACTCTTTGTTGCCATCTGCCGCAGTTTTGGCATCCCTTCGCGTTTGGAGCCAGCCACCAAAGTGCCGCAATATTATGCTGAAAATAGCTGGAAAGATATCCGTTTTGAAGCAGAGAAACAGGTTGCCCAAAGCCTGAAAGGAACGCTGGTGCTGAATAATACTGCCACCACTGCCAACACTTCACCGGTTTACTACCAGCATTACACCATTGCTCGTTTTGCCGACGGTGATTATGAATCCCTCGATTACGAATTTGACGAAAGTTTAAAAACTTTTCCTTGCACGCTGAGTGTTGATACCGGCTATTATATGACAGTTACCGGCAACCGGATGAACGACGGCACAATACTTTCTAAAGTTAGCTTTTTTAACCTGGCACCCGGCCAGCAACGTAATGTGGATATTGATGTTCGTCCGCTTGATGTAAAGCCAAATATTCTAAGCAAGGTAGATGCTGCAAAAACTTTCCTTGTTTCTTTTGAAAACAAAAAACAAAGTCTGGCGGAAACTGCCAACGGAAAAGGACTTATCCTCTGTTTTATAGAACCTGGCAAAGAGCCTACCAACCACGCGATGAATGATATTAAACTGCTTCGCGATAATTTTGAAAAATGGGGCGGCGGTATGGCTTTTATTTTGGACGACAAGAAAAATACGCCCGCATCGGTAAAGGCAGAGTATAAAAACATGCCTGCTCAATCTTCTTATTTTCTGGATAAAAACAATGTATTGATTGATAAAATCGGAAAAGCATTGGGGAAACGTGGTTTCAGTAATCTGCCGGTAATCCTGCTGATCGGTCCCGATGGAAATATTTATTATTTCTCTGAAGGTTATAGTATAGGCACCGGTGAACAGTTGTATAAAAACACGAAATTGATAAATTAG